From Vigna radiata var. radiata cultivar VC1973A unplaced genomic scaffold, Vradiata_ver6 scaffold_153, whole genome shotgun sequence:
CACAATTTCATTTAGTGTTAGCAAGAATCTGGAATAAAGTAATGTTGTTCTCCAACATTAATATTCTCCATCATGTTATTTCATTTCAACAGAATAGCTAGCAAGTGTTAATGTACATAAACTTTTGATTCAGCTTCTAGAATTCATCATAATAGAATATTAATCAGCAATTAACATTGATGAATTCAGTAAACAGTTTGTAAttccaaaatgaaaaaagtgaaaTCAGTTACATTATTTATTCCCACTTATCAGCAAAAGCTGAGATTTTCAACCTTTCCATATCAGCATCAACTTAATTACTTGGCATGGATTACATCAAATCAGACATAGTGGAAGAAGAACAATATGACAGAAGCCAAATTTACAGAAAGAATAAACACTGAGACACAAAAATGAGGTTGTGATGTCGCAGAACTTGGACGTGGTCTGCGAGTAACATCTGCACTGCCTCCATTTCCTGGTTTTCCGCTACTTCCTGAACTTCCTCCACCTTGTGTTCTTCTTGTAGTATCAATTGCTTCTTCTTTCCTATCTTCAACTTGGTATTTCACACTTGTTGATTCTTTTATGCTTTCATGCAACTTTCCTGTATAGCACTTGTTAGCATAAACTTAAATGTAATAGGATTAAAAGAATGGTTTATTTGTTTAAGAATTCTGTATAAGGGGTAAGTAGTTTAATATAATAGTGTTTTAATGGAGGAGTTTATGACtttgaagatgaaaaattaaGGAGTAAGTCTATAAAGATAACACACAGAAGCAAATTCAGATTATTCTAAGTGCTGTCATTCTTCTAACAGCACTCAATAACATTAACATTAGTATAAAAAGTGAAAGGAAAAAATGGCTGAATCACATCAGTTTATGGTTgtttgaaagagagaagaaCAATACCAAGAAGTTTTTGTGCTTCTCCATTGCTCTGGATGAGGCCCTTATCTTCGGAAGTGTTGAAGTTTGAGGTTGATATGGCTTGAATACCTGAAATGAGTAAGAACAAAGCAAAAAATCTCACCTTCATCTTGTGATTTTTGTTGAACAATGTTCAAAGCTTAGCACTATAGGTTTTTAGTTATGTTGCTTTGAGAAGGTTAAGGTATTTATAGAAAGAACTAGAACATCACATATTGaggtttgaatttgaatttctaaatatttaatgtctggtaatgttttgaaaaagattCTCTTAAAAAGAATACTTTTGGAAAAGAGATTGAGAAGTAAGATGTGAGAAAAGAACTATTTTCTGCAGACAGAATAAGAAAAAGTCTCAATTTGAATTAAAGTGTGCATACAGATAAGGTTACTCAGTGGCTAGGATTCTCTGCAGTTGGAAAAGAATTGCAGGGTgcagttataaaaataattttgtaggttatttttgtttaccttttatttataaaggaaAATTTCAAGGTTGCAGTAGAAAATATAAGTGCTCATTATTCAAACCTACTGCACCAGTATGAACaggtttcttttgttttaatggTGAAATTAAGCTGTAACTCTGGTGGGGTTTGGACAATTTATTCATAGATTTCTTAAGTTCTTGATTAGGCAAAATGCTTTGCAATAAAGTGGAAACAAGGATTTGACAAGAGAATAATAGGTACAACAAGTGTGTGAtgtacaaaattttgaaaactggtttattttaaaagtaaattatgattataattatttatttttattataaataattatacttataattaattttttgcttaaatggattttaagtatttaaaaaaatgttttttcatgagaaaaagagtttgatgaagtcaaaagaaaaaagtattgaaATATAACCATAAGATATGAATTTtcagatttatatttttttttgtaaaagttcATAGTGCAGTTAGAAATTAGAGctgcaggaagaaaaaagaagaccCAGTATGTAAAATCGATAAGCCCAGTCAAATACTGTTTTGtgaagagtaaaaaataaagaataagatAATGATATATACAAACTTTGAACATTTAGACTCatacaaaagattaaaaataaaatagactGTTTTATTATCACTTttgtcattatattttttatctttttgttgaaattaaagtttaaaaattttaaaaattaattgaaaatatatttttatatttttatttttttaaataaatatatttaacagaaCAAAATGGGAgttgaaagaaattaaatttgcgTAGAATTTTACAGCTTTATAAGATTACCATGTTAACTGCTATACTTTCGGTTCATTGATTACTATACTTTCGGTTCATTAAAATTGAAAGTACAGACATTGCCAGTACAAGAACTGGTAATCAGTATTTATTTTACACTTAAATAAcaccaaatatttatttttcacgataattatttctttatttcttgtaagtagttaaaaaaaaagtatctctTGTAATTTGTACTCAGCATCTATGCAGAATATTCTCAGCATTCCTAGGTGGCATCGATATAAACAGAAATTATTGATGtagatatttattttctcttttatttcatttctactCATttattaaagggttaaatatgtttttagtccttatactttggaacgattttggttttaatccatttttcaaactaaagtacaatttagtctttcaactttatagaactctggttttagttttttttaccaaatttttttaattttatttgttgtttcaagtacgtttcattataatgtttggattgtttacattgtttgacacatttttgcttcaatgttaactgagaaatgcgtttaaaacagtaaataaagttaaaaaaatttggtaagaaggactaaaaccagagttttctaaagttgaaggactaaattataccttagtttgaaagagagactaaaaccaaaatcgctccaaaatataggaactaaaaacatatttaaccctttattaaattccattttgtttatttttcacgTGTTATTTTTTCCCTCTTCGTGTCTTTCTCCCAGCATACACACCTACCCAGCGTGAGCGACACGTTCATCGTACCTCATTACACATCAAACTTTGGATCTTCCGAAAGCTTGTGCCACGCGCCACCGTCACGTggacttaaaatataaatcttttttatttattttccatcAGTAACTTGCttataaaatattcatgttTTATAATATCACGGTTCCTCCAAGGGTTAtactaattttgattttattttttttaaaacataaataataaagacaATGAGTGAAGAAAGGGTACacaccataaataaataaataaaataaataatataaaggtCAAGTCTTGGACATAAAAATTTCCACCAAAACAAGAAATCTGAACCGTTGAAAAAGCTGAATCTCATCGTGATGGTCCCATACAATTATCAGCATCTCCGTGTAAGTTGTTTGGGACAAGGAAAACGAGACTTTTAGATGGTGGGAAGATTAAGGTAAAAACCAAACAGCCCCTCcaacaaacaacacaacaacataaaatttctttgcttctctttctcttaCTATGTGTTGAAATTCTGATTTTGAAGCATATCTTGTTCTTGAATGGAAAACATGAAGATGGCCATAGATGATGCTTTGAACGCCTTCTCACCTGTATCCACAACTACCATTTACTGGAAATCCCGAAGAAGATCAggtatatctatttatttatacatacacatatatttatttatttaaaaactcttTCTTTCTCAATTAACTTCACTCATCTCTAATTTACCTTGTCTGTTACTTAGTGTTGTTCCAAACAATTTTGTAATTGCTGCACTTTACTTTCTCTTCTGTGCCATTTTCATCTCATGTTGCTCAGATTTGGAAATAGAATTCAAtggttttgttgatttttgcATGGGATTTTCGATATTTACATGCCCTCTGTCAAttcttaacttttattttttcacagaaaagaaaataaagtaggAAAATTTGTGTATTTACATGATTTGGAACTGATGGTAGTTCCTTATTTGATTATGGTTTCTGTGATTTCTGCAAAATTGGCCACTGTTTCAGATAGAGGAAGCGTAAAATGGGTTTTAAACTTTGGTGTGACTTTTATGTTACCTTGTTGTTTTTTAGGGTAAAGTTCAACTTTGGTCCCCTACTGTGCTAtcctatttttaaatatcatgatagtaataataataacaattagtTCCTTACttctaaaaataatgttttttttattaaataaaataataaattttatgctTAAATTACTAAgtaaaaagaattgatttttgAACACCAAAAACTAAATGAGCTTGTTTGAGAATGGAATATTAAAATTACAGATTCAACAAGATGAAAGGATCAAAACTGTTACGCAAATTGTTAGCTGATTAGTACCTCATAATTAAGAACTAACTCTATAAATTTCACCTAAGTTTATGCATCTTGGTAAACAGCTTTATCCGTGATGATATAAATACTG
This genomic window contains:
- the LOC106752636 gene encoding uncharacterized protein LOC106752636; translated protein: MKVRFFALFLLISGIQAISTSNFNTSEDKGLIQSNGEAQKLLGKLHESIKESTSVKYQVEDRKEEAIDTTRRTQGGGSSGSSGKPGNGGSADVTRRPRPSSATSQPHFCVSVFILSVNLASVILFFFHYV